The Thermosynechococcus sp. HN-54 DNA segment ACCCTTGCCCTCAAAGGGAAGAGCAGCACGATTTTTAATGGCTTCAGCCCGTTCCTGCTCCTCCACCAGTTTTTGCAGGTTCTCTGGCAGCGGCTCCTGTTGAAGAATAAAGGTCTGCACCGTCTGGAAGATGTTGGCTATTAGCATATAGAGCAGCACCCCTGCCGGCAATGGGAAAAAGAGAAACATGCCAGAGAAGATGATCGGTGTCAATTGATTCACGGTTTGCTGCTGCGGGTTATTGCTGCTGCCTTGGCCAGAGAGCAACTGGTTGATGTAGAGACTGACGCCAAAGCCAAGGATCATGATCAGGATATCCCAGTGGATTGCCCCCCAATTAAACTGGCGTGTACCATCGGGCAGCGTGATGAACAGTTCCCCTTGATCAATGGCACCCACATGGCCAAGGGCAGAGATAAAGAGGAAACCTTGATCCGCGGCAATTCCCGGAATGGTTCCCTGAACGGTCAGGTCACCGGGTTGGAGAGCTTGGAGGTGACCTTCACTATCAATAGTTGCCCGCTCCTGACCGCGGATAATTTGCCACTTCGGTTGGAGATGATTATTGGGATAGGCAGCCGCCAGTTCACTAAAGGGCTTGCCTTCCTTAGTTTGGAACTGGAGATCCACCGTTTGACCCACTGGAATCTTGGTACCTGTGGAGACTACCGCTTGAATAGGGAAGTGTACCCCCTCATCCACGTAGATATTTTGTGGCTTGGTTGCAAAGGGTTGGACCAAGACCGTTGGATCGGCAGGGACAATTTGCAGGTTGAGCTGGTAATTCACATCAGCAAAGGGTGATCCGCGCAGTGTGGCAAAGAGGGCAAAGAGAATTGGCAACTGCAACAGCAGGGGGAAACACCCCGCCAAGGGATTGCCAAACTCCTTGTACACCTCTGCCATTGCCTTTTGCTGTTCGGCAGGATTGTCCTTGTATTTCTGTTGGATTTCCTGCATCCGTTTTTGCATGATCGGCTGCACCACTTTCATGCGCCGCATATTGCGAATTGATCCCGCACTGAGGGGATAGACGGCAAAGCGCACCACCAGTGTCAGCGCCACAATCGCAAGGCCATAGCTAGGCACAATCCCATAGAAAAAATCAAGGATTGGCAGCATGACATTGTTGGAGAGGAAACCGATACCAAAATCCATGGAATCCTGCAATTAGGGGTGAACAGTTAACAGAACTATCTTAGGTCTTAAGAACCAATCGCGCCACTGACACTTTTGGCAGCGGGACTTAATTTGGCAGAAATGTAGTCATAAATTTCACGGAAGCGAGGGACAGCGCGCATTTCTAAGCGACTACCATCTTTGAGGGTGACGACCATATCGCCGTAGGCGCCCCAACCACGAGGAACGGTAACGACTTTGGTGATTTCGCTATAAATGACATCGGAGCGATCGCGCCCCATCCAGCCGCCTATCACCGTAATCCGCCGATTGGTAATGCGGTAGCGCAGCCAGAGGGCACGCACAATGGCACCAACTGTAAGGGGCAAGCAGATGATCGTTAGCCCCAAGAGCAAGTTGA contains these protein-coding regions:
- the yidC gene encoding membrane protein insertase YidC — translated: MDFGIGFLSNNVMLPILDFFYGIVPSYGLAIVALTLVVRFAVYPLSAGSIRNMRRMKVVQPIMQKRMQEIQQKYKDNPAEQQKAMAEVYKEFGNPLAGCFPLLLQLPILFALFATLRGSPFADVNYQLNLQIVPADPTVLVQPFATKPQNIYVDEGVHFPIQAVVSTGTKIPVGQTVDLQFQTKEGKPFSELAAAYPNNHLQPKWQIIRGQERATIDSEGHLQALQPGDLTVQGTIPGIAADQGFLFISALGHVGAIDQGELFITLPDGTRQFNWGAIHWDILIMILGFGVSLYINQLLSGQGSSNNPQQQTVNQLTPIIFSGMFLFFPLPAGVLLYMLIANIFQTVQTFILQQEPLPENLQKLVEEQERAEAIKNRAALPFEGKGAKSAKATKAKRNPSS
- a CDS encoding PH domain-containing protein — its product is MPGISEDVFYEGGPHWGDLMINLLLGLTIICLPLTVGAIVRALWLRYRITNRRITVIGGWMGRDRSDVIYSEITKVVTVPRGWGAYGDMVVTLKDGSRLEMRAVPRFREIYDYISAKLSPAAKSVSGAIGS